One segment of Anastrepha obliqua isolate idAnaObli1 chromosome 3, idAnaObli1_1.0, whole genome shotgun sequence DNA contains the following:
- the LOC129241751 gene encoding ionotropic receptor 75a-like gives MDKALLNFILYYFLKINMKVLVAFNCWDMETQLAFYKMAADRSFYIDYININDSKAIQGIEYRLWGKRPTMGIFLDLNCESTEELLDIASKQRLFNDHFFWLIYDGMTNVTYFRALFKQLNLAVDAEVTYAVLQSVESDWNNTNLAAYTLYDVYNNGYNHGGKLNMTLDREIYCTAAQCTLSKYLSKLHLRSKYGNRNQLHDVTLRLTVVVTKVPLTAPPEEIFAFLRSVSDTSKDSIARFGFQAVSILIHFLGCNVNYTLVNRWTINETHGGLIGALAVQSADLISTPFIPTAPRMEFFTIIAETSSFRSICLFRTPRNSGIQGDVFLKPFNTTVWLLFGLLLFLTAAVLWSIFRLERKRMHQRYVDYMPSFLATFLISFGSACSQGSDLVPGSIGGRMVFFTLYLLTFLMYNYYTSIVVSSLLGSPVKSDIKTMGQLADSSLEVGLEPLPFTLTYLNNSLLPEVRRFKHKIDSTPNPQAIWMPLKKGILRVRDEPGFVFGFEASTGFLLVKRYYKPYEICDLNEILFRPEKSLFSSIHKNSSYKEIAKQRVYRILETGVSLKLHRYWVQTTLECFDSNFIVEVGMEYMAPLFFLLVCTYLLVLTVLLLEILHKKYWIDKKMRLESILFGVNWHNE, from the exons atgGATAAGGcgcttttgaattttattttatattattttttaaaaattaatatgaaggTGTTAGTAGCGTTCAACTGCTGGGATATggaaa CACAATTGGCTTTCTATAAAATGGCCGCTGATAGGTCTTTTTATATAGATTACATTAATATTAATGATTCTAAGGCAATTCAGGGCATTGAGTATCGACTATGGGGTAAGCGGCCAACCATGGGCATTTTTCTGGATTTAAATTGCGAGAGCACTGAGGAACTCTTGGATATC GCAAGCAAACAGCGACTCTTCAACGATcatttcttctggctgatctacGATGGCATGACCAACGTAACATACTTTCGGGCACTCTTTAAACAACTAAATCTCGCTGTTGATGCCGAAGTAACATATGCTGTCTTGCAGAGCGTAGAAAGTGACTGGAATAATACAAATTTAGCCGCCTACACGCTCTACGATGTCTACAACAATGGCTACAATCATGGCGGGAAACTAAATATGACGCTAGATCGCGAGATTTATTGCACCGCGGCGCAGTGCACACTAAGTAAATATCTCTCAAAGCTGCATTTACGCAGTAAATATGGCAATAGAAATCAGTTGCATGATGTCACATTGCGCTTGACTGTGGTG GTCACCAAAGTACCTTTAACGGCTCCGCCTGAAGAAATTTTCGCTTTCTTGCGTTCGGTTAGTGACACCAGTAAGGACTCAATAGCACGTTTTGGTTTTCAGGCCGTGTCGATTTTAATACACTTCTTGGGTTGCAA CGTAAACTACACTCTTGTGAATCGCTGGACAATCAACGAAACTCATGGCGGCCTAATCGGTGCTTTGGCTGTCCAAAGTGCTGATCTCATATCCACACCGTTCATTCCGACAGCACCGCGCATGGAGTTCTTTACGATCATCGCTGAGACCTCTTCATTTCgctcgatttgcctttttcgcaCGCCTCGCAATTCCGGTATACAGGGTGATGTATTCTTGAAGCCCTTCAACACCACTGTCTGGCTGCTATTTGGTTTGCTACTCTTTTTAACAGCTGCAGTGCTTTGGAGTATTTTTAGGCTAGAACGAAAGCGCATGCATCAGCGTTATGTCGATTACATGCCTTCGTTTTTAGCTACATTCCTCATCTCCTTTGGTTCGGCTTGTAGTCAGGGCAGCGATTTGGTGCCGGGCTCCATCGGTGGAAGGATGGTCTTCTTTACACTGTATTTACTAACTTTTCTAATGTACAACTATTACACATCTATTGTGGTTTCATCGCTGCTTGGTTCGCCAGTGAAGTCTGATATCAAGACAATGGGCCAGTTAGCCGATAGTTCACTGGAAGTGGGACTGGAGCCGTTACCGTTCACCTTGACTTATCTGAAT AATTCTCTGTTGCCGGAAGTACGCCGCTTCAAACACAAAATTGACTCCACACCCAATCCACAAGCCATTTGGATGCCCTTGAAGAAAGGTATACTGCGTGTACGCGATGAACCTGGTTTTGTGTTTGGTTTTGAGGCCTCCACTGGCTTTCTGCTGGTCAAACGTTACTATAAACCATATGAAATCTGCGATTTGAATGAAATCCTATTTCGTCCCGAGAAAAGTTTATTTAGTTCGATACATAAGAACTCTAGCTACAAAGAGATCGCCAAGCAAAg AGTTTACCGCATTTTGGAGACTGGCGTTTCTTTGAAGTTGCATCGCTATTGGGTACAAACCACTTTGGAGTGTTTTGATAGCAATTTCATAGTTGAAGTTGGCATGGAATATATGGCGCCACTTTTCTTTCTGTTGGTGTGTACGTACCTATTGGTGCTCACCGTATTGCTGTTGGAGATTTTGCATAAGAAGTATTGGATTGATAAGAAAATGAGATTGGAGAGTATTCTGTTTGGCGTCAATTGGCATAACGAGTGA